Proteins from one Gossypium raimondii isolate GPD5lz chromosome 8, ASM2569854v1, whole genome shotgun sequence genomic window:
- the LOC105792073 gene encoding LOW QUALITY PROTEIN: putative glucuronosyltransferase PGSIP8 (The sequence of the model RefSeq protein was modified relative to this genomic sequence to represent the inferred CDS: inserted 3 bases in 2 codons), translating to MRVMVVMVGVVQATAFYGVNLKHKNKEHRNAYATVYMGTPRDYEFYVATRVLIRSLNRLQVDADLIVIASLDAPLRWLRALEEEDGAKVLRVENVNNPYKGQQRFKLTLNKLYAWRLVDYDGVVMLDADNLFLHKTDELFQCGQFCAVFINPGIFHTGLFVLQPSLEVFKDMIHQLETGKANPDGADQGFTGAYFPDLLDQPKFYPXTLDGHYRLPMGYQMDASYYYLKLGWRVPCGPNSVITFPGAPWLKPWYWWSWPVLSLXHENRRQTLGYAAEMPIVMIPSVIFLGIITMTRLARPSISKLCYRNTDKSSSLMQTGLKFIAIWSIIAAYIVPFAIIPRTIHPLVGWTLYFLGSVTLSSVAINSFMLPVVPILVPLIGALGSLLVMACPWYPYGVTRALAVFGYAFCYALIAWGSMVKVTARLQVSLEKRTNFPKIG from the exons ATGAGAGTGATGGTAGTGATGGTGGGGGTGGTGCAGGCCACGGCCTTCTATGGGGTTAATCtgaaacataagaataaggagcACCGTAACGCTTATGCAACGGTGTACATGGGGACACCCAGAGACTATGAGTTCTACGTGGCAACACGTGTGTTGATCAGATCGCTTAATAGGCTCCAAGTGGACGCTGATCTCATCGTCATTGCCTCCCTTGACGCTCCCCTCCGCTGGCTTCGTGCTCT agaagaagaagatggggCAAAGGTGCTGAGAGTGGAGAACGTTAATAACCCTTACAAGGGTCAACAGAGATTCAAGTTAACACTGAACAAATTATATGCATGGAGATTAGTGGACTATGACGGAGTTGTCATGCTAGATGCTGACAATCTCTTCCTCCACAAAACTGATGAGTTGTTCCAATGTGGCCAGTTTTGTGCTGTCTTCATTAACCCCGGCATCTTTCATACTGGCCTCTTTGTGTTGCAG CCATCGTTGGAGGTATTCAAAGACATGATTCATCAACTGGAAACTGGTAAAGCAAACCCTGATGGTGCAGACCAGGGGTTTACTGGTGCCTACTTCCCTGACTTGCTGGACCAGCCAAAGTTCTATCC CACCTTAGATGGGCACTACAGACTTCCCATGGGCTATCAAATGGATGCCTCCTATTACT ATCTTAAACTTGGTTGGAGAGTACCATGTGGACCTAACAGTGTGATCACTTTTCCTGGTGCTCCATGGTTGAAGCCATGGTATTGGTGGTCTTGGCCTGTCCTTTCCT GGCATGAAAATCGTCGTCAAACTCTAGG ATATGCAGCTGAAATGCCCATTGTGATGATCCCATCGGTAATCTTTCTCGGAATCATCACGATGACACGTCTAGCTCGCCCCAGCATCTCCAAGCTGTGTTACCGGAATACAGATAAAAGCTCATCTTTGATGCAAACAGGCCTGAAGTTTATAGCAATATGGTCAATTATTGCAGCCTATATAGTTCCCTTCGCCATCATTCCTCGTACAATTCATCCATTAGTAGGGTGGACATTGTATTTCCTTGGCTCGGTTACTCTTTCATCTGTAgcaattaattcatttatgCTGCCAGTGGTTCCAATTTTGGTTCCTTTGATAGGGGCTCTGGGGTCACTTTTGGTGATGGCATGTCCTTGGTACCCCTATGGAGTTACAAGAGCTTTAGCTGTTTTCGGCTATGCATTTTGTTATGCCCTTATTGCTTGGGGTTCAATGGTTAAGGTTACGGCACGACTTCAGGTCTCACTTGAAAAGAGAacaaattttcccaaaattggGTGA